From the genome of Brienomyrus brachyistius isolate T26 chromosome 8, BBRACH_0.4, whole genome shotgun sequence, one region includes:
- the osgn1 gene encoding oxidative stress induced growth inhibitor 1, translated as MDPNGQETFPGGVLPVVVIGNGPSGICMSYLLSGYMPYLSPEGTHPNAVLQAKLEQNPHLSLLEQDLEYLCEGLEGRSSNPVAVLFDSLLLPDSDFGLDCPSPLLWRYQPEQATPHLVLGRGLPGGAWHAMEGSMLTLSLARWMELPGLKLKDWVRDKRSSRNVRNDRATPAEVASYYQSYVTQMDLQKNFISGTMVTSLCRVPRKEGGAPVWMVQGLQRLSEPGEETECPFSLRAENVVLATGTHDVPARLGVDGEDLPFVHYSFWEMESALMKGNLDRNSDPVLVVGAGLTAADTILVAHHHSVNVYHAFRRSVSDPDLIFNQLPKVLYPEYHKVHQMMTQQQCWRGMPVTHPENAPLPFSGSYPGYVSFPKHHVVAFKPDKKCVLEDAEGRQTILQVSMALVLIGAYPNLSFLPDDGQHLGLSPQDPISCRRNPLEVNPYTYESVREPGLYVMGPLVGENFVRFLKGGALAIASDLARRRRSAEQSTDGDKECAHITPACDS; from the exons ATGGACCCTAACGGCCAGGAGACTTTCCCCGGAGGCGTACTGCCTGTCGTGGTTATTG GCAATGGCCCGTCAGGAATCTGCATGTCTTACCTGTTGTCTGGGTATATGCCATATCTCTCGCCCGAGGGCACCCACCCCAACGCCGTTCTGCAGGCGAAACTGGAGCAAAACCCCCACCTGTCTTTGTTGGAGCAG GATCTGGAGTACCTCTGTGAGGGGCTGGAGGGCCGCTCGTCCAATCCGGTGGCCGTGCTGTTTGACTCCCTTCTCCTGCCAGACAGTGACTTCGGACTGGACTGCCCCTCCCCGTTGCTATGGCGATACCAGCCTGAGCAAGCCACGCCCCACCTAGTCCTGGGCAGGGGTCTGCCAGGTGGAGCCTGGCAC GCCATGGAGGGCTccatgctcacactcagcttgGCCCGCTGGATGGAGCTTCCAGGTCTGAAGCTGAAGGACTGGGTTCGAGACAAGCGCAG TTCCAGGAATGTTCGTAATGATCGGGCCACACCAGCAGAGGTTGCCTCTTACTACCAGTCCTATGTGACGCAGATGGATCTGCAGAAGAACTTCATCAGTGGCACCATGGTGACATCGCTTTGTCGTGTTCCCCGCAAAGAGGGAGGCGCCCCCGTGTGGATGGTGCAGGGACTGCAGCGGTTATCTGAGCCAGGGGAGGAAACGGAGTGCCCGTTCAGCTTGCGAGCAGAGAACGTGGTGCTGGCCACGGGCACCCACGACGTGCCGGCCCGGCTAGGGGTCGACGGCGAGGACCTGCCCTTCGTGCATTATAGCTTTTGGGAGATGGAGTCGGCTCTCATGAAGGGGAACCTGGACCGGAACTCTGACCCGGTTCTGGTGGTTGGGGCGGGGCTGACGGCAGCGGACACCATCCTGGTGGCTCACCACCACAGCGTCAACGTGTACCACGCTTTCCGTCGCTCGGTCAGCGACCCGGACCTCATTTTCAACCAGCTGCCCAAGGTGCTTTACCCTGAGTACCACAAGGTGCATCAGATGATGACCCAGCAGCAGTGCTGGCGAGGGATGCCAGTCACCCACCCCGAAAACGCGCCCCTACCCTTCTCGGGCTCTTACCCCGGGTATGTCAGCTTCCCCAAGCACCATGTGGTGGCCTTCAAGCCGGACAAGAAGTGCGTGCTGGAGGACGCGGAGGGGCGGCAGACCATCCTGCAGGTATCCATGGCCCTGGTCCTGATCGGCGCCTACCCCAACCTCTCTTTCCTGCCCGACGACGGTCAGCACCTTGGCCTCAGCCCCCAGGATCCAATCAGCTGCCGGCGTAACCCACTGGAAGTCAACCCCTACACATACGAGTCCGTGCGGGAGCCGGGCTTATATGTCATGGGCCCCCTGGTGGGTGAGAACTTTGTGCGGTTCCTCAAGGGCGGTGCCCTTgccattgccagtgacctggccAGACGACGGCGCAGTGCTGAACAGAGTACAGATGGGGACAAGGAATGCGCACACATCACACCTGCTTGTGACTCATAG